The proteins below are encoded in one region of Bacteroidia bacterium:
- a CDS encoding SDR family oxidoreductase — protein MKTIIVTGSSRGIGREVCINLAERGHKVLAVSRRIDKLESIQTTSLHNLIPVELDVSQLSKNWLEKILHHSNKIDALVNNAAVLINKPFKETTINDWKYIFEVNLFSVVNLIQGLLPHFTKPAHIVNISSMGGFQGSVKFAGLSAYSASKAALTNLTECLAEELKYESIYCNALALGAVQTEMLQEAFPNYTAPVTPTIMADYIVHFILHGHEVMNGKVLPLSINTP, from the coding sequence ATGAAAACTATTATAGTTACAGGATCTAGCCGAGGTATAGGTCGAGAGGTCTGCATAAATCTTGCAGAGAGAGGGCATAAAGTACTAGCAGTTAGCCGAAGGATAGATAAACTTGAATCCATACAAACAACCTCTCTGCACAATCTTATTCCTGTTGAATTAGACGTCAGCCAGTTATCTAAAAATTGGTTAGAAAAAATTTTACATCATTCTAACAAAATAGACGCATTAGTGAATAATGCCGCAGTGCTTATCAATAAACCTTTCAAAGAAACAACAATAAACGACTGGAAATATATTTTTGAGGTAAATCTTTTTAGTGTAGTTAATCTGATACAGGGACTTCTACCCCATTTTACTAAACCTGCGCATATTGTCAATATCAGTAGTATGGGTGGGTTTCAAGGTAGTGTAAAATTTGCAGGACTATCTGCGTATAGTGCTTCAAAAGCAGCTTTGACAAATCTTACAGAGTGCCTTGCAGAGGAGCTTAAGTATGAAAGTATTTATTGTAACGCATTAGCTTTGGGAGCAGTACAGACAGAAATGTTGCAAGAAGCCTTTCCTAATTACACTGCGCCTGTAACACCTACAATTATGGCTGATTATATTGTGCATTTCATTTTACATGGACACGAAGTAATGAATGGTAAAGTGTTACCTCTCTCTATAAATACCCCATAA